A window of the Clostridia bacterium genome harbors these coding sequences:
- a CDS encoding polysaccharide deacetylase family protein, which yields MKKGLRAISALLISIAVTLTGCTSSPDTDKDKQPNNQNQNTVQSTQPVKNEGTGKTTVPDKNTGDNQGDIDLAKVKPNEAGKIMVVMFHNFIETYKSGDKQYTTTFGEFRSLLQTLYDKGYRLVNMNDYINNNIDIPAGNIPMVFTFDDGTAGQFNLVEENGQLVASKQSAVGIMEEFNKQHPDFGLKGTFYVNLGDNTFTGKGTLAERLKYLKDKGFEIGNHTYTHIDLKTAKTADKIIEQVGGNQKAVEELVPGYKLTTLALPLGHWAKEEIRGYVTRGEFEGVKYENAAIMLVGANPAPSPVSVKFKPLATPRVRATGIEKVDADLAWWMEKMSVSEQYVSDGNADTITVPKAKEAGVDKNLLNGKKLIVY from the coding sequence ATGAAAAAAGGTTTAAGAGCAATTTCGGCTTTACTGATTTCCATAGCTGTAACTCTCACAGGGTGTACAAGCAGCCCTGATACTGATAAAGACAAACAGCCAAATAACCAAAACCAGAATACTGTCCAATCAACACAACCGGTAAAAAACGAGGGTACCGGCAAAACAACTGTACCTGATAAAAATACAGGGGATAATCAAGGGGATATAGACCTTGCGAAAGTAAAACCAAATGAAGCAGGAAAAATAATGGTTGTGATGTTTCATAATTTTATCGAAACTTATAAGTCCGGAGACAAGCAATACACAACAACCTTCGGTGAATTCAGAAGTTTGCTTCAGACGTTGTATGACAAGGGTTATAGACTTGTTAATATGAATGATTATATAAATAATAATATAGATATACCTGCAGGTAATATACCTATGGTGTTTACTTTTGATGATGGGACAGCAGGCCAATTCAATCTGGTTGAGGAAAATGGACAGCTTGTTGCAAGCAAACAATCTGCAGTCGGTATTATGGAAGAGTTTAATAAGCAGCACCCTGATTTCGGCCTTAAGGGTACTTTCTATGTTAACCTTGGGGACAATACTTTTACTGGAAAAGGAACACTTGCCGAAAGATTAAAATATTTAAAGGATAAAGGCTTTGAGATAGGAAATCACACATATACTCATATTGACTTGAAGACAGCTAAGACAGCCGATAAGATTATTGAGCAGGTTGGTGGCAATCAAAAGGCAGTAGAGGAGCTTGTACCAGGGTATAAGCTTACGACTCTCGCACTTCCCCTCGGACATTGGGCTAAGGAAGAAATAAGAGGTTATGTGACAAGAGGTGAGTTTGAAGGGGTTAAGTATGAAAATGCAGCTATAATGCTTGTGGGCGCAAATCCTGCACCCTCACCTGTCAGTGTGAAATTTAAGCCGCTGGCAACTCCCAGGGTAAGGGCAACAGGGATTGAAAAGGTTGACGCGGACCTTGCCTGGTGGATGGAGAAAATGTCTGTAAGTGAACAGTATGTTAGTGATGGAAATGCAGATACTATAACAGTTCCAAAAGCGAAAGAGGCAGGAGTAGATAAGAATCTTTTAAACGGAAAAAAACTCATTGTATACTAG
- the ruvC gene encoding crossover junction endodeoxyribonuclease RuvC: MVIMGIDPGFAITGYGIVKYEGNKFSVIDYGAITTASSMVLPHRLLHLNDRLEEIIARYKPDAISVEELFINKNLKTALNVGHGRGVAILAAAKSGVEVFEYTPLQVKQSVVGYGRAEKAQMQQMIKVILNLPAIPKPDDVADALAVAVCHGHSYKMQAIGNRI; this comes from the coding sequence ATGGTCATTATGGGTATTGATCCCGGATTTGCAATAACAGGTTATGGTATAGTAAAATATGAAGGAAACAAATTTTCAGTAATTGACTATGGAGCCATAACAACAGCTTCTTCCATGGTATTGCCTCATAGGCTCCTTCATTTGAATGACAGGCTTGAAGAAATAATAGCAAGATATAAGCCTGATGCTATTTCAGTAGAAGAGCTTTTCATAAATAAAAATCTAAAAACTGCGTTAAATGTAGGGCATGGAAGAGGGGTAGCAATACTGGCGGCAGCAAAATCCGGTGTTGAGGTATTTGAATACACTCCGCTTCAGGTTAAGCAGTCTGTTGTTGGTTATGGGAGGGCGGAAAAGGCTCAAATGCAGCAGATGATAAAAGTAATCCTTAACCTGCCTGCCATACCAAAGCCTGATGATGTAGCGGATGCATTGGCTGTCGCTGTATGCCACGGACATTCATATAAAATGCAGGCAATAGGAAATAGAATATAG
- the ruvB gene encoding Holliday junction branch migration DNA helicase RuvB, translated as MEEERLVGCEVRQEDQDESSLRPRKLSDYIGQTKVKENLSIFIEAAKKRNEALDHVLLYGPPGLGKTTLASIIASELGVNLRITSGPAIEKPGDLAAILTNLGNYDVLFIDEIHRLNRSVEEILYPAMEDYALDIIIGKGPSARSIRLDLPKFTLVGATTRAGLLTSPLRDRFGVINRLEMYTSDELTLIVKRSANILGMGIDEEGAREIARRARGTPRIVNRLLKRVRDFAQVKADGFITGSVAVMALDALEVDRIGLDGVDRNMLMTIIDKFAGGPVGLDTLAASIGEETETIEDVYEPFLLQLGFINKTPRGRMATKLAYEHLGLRYE; from the coding sequence ATGGAAGAAGAGAGGCTGGTAGGATGTGAGGTCCGGCAGGAGGATCAGGATGAATCCAGCTTGAGGCCAAGGAAGCTGAGCGACTATATCGGACAAACAAAGGTAAAAGAAAACCTTTCCATATTTATTGAGGCTGCAAAAAAGAGGAACGAAGCTCTTGACCACGTACTCCTGTACGGTCCTCCCGGGCTTGGTAAGACTACTCTTGCAAGCATAATAGCTTCTGAATTGGGAGTGAATCTGAGGATAACTTCAGGGCCAGCTATAGAAAAACCAGGAGATTTGGCGGCTATTCTGACAAACCTCGGGAATTATGATGTTCTTTTTATTGACGAGATACACAGGTTGAACAGGAGTGTTGAAGAAATACTTTATCCCGCTATGGAGGATTATGCACTTGACATAATAATAGGAAAGGGGCCAAGTGCCCGTTCTATCAGGCTTGATCTGCCAAAGTTCACCTTGGTAGGCGCTACCACCAGGGCAGGACTTTTAACTTCTCCACTCAGAGATCGGTTCGGAGTGATTAACAGGCTGGAAATGTATACAAGTGATGAACTTACCCTGATTGTTAAAAGGTCGGCTAATATATTGGGTATGGGCATTGATGAGGAAGGAGCGCGGGAAATAGCTAGACGTGCCAGAGGTACTCCCAGAATTGTCAACCGTCTTCTAAAAAGAGTCAGGGATTTTGCTCAGGTAAAAGCTGACGGATTCATTACAGGCAGTGTAGCAGTAATGGCTCTTGATGCGTTGGAGGTAGACAGGATAGGTCTGGATGGTGTAGATAGAAATATGCTTATGACTATTATCGATAAATTTGCTGGTGGTCCTGTGGGCCTTGATACTCTGGCTGCTTCAATCGGTGAGGAGACTGAGACTATCGAGGATGTCTATGAACCGTTTTTGCTGCAGCTTGGCTTTATAAACAAGACTCCAAGAGGCAGAATGGCAACAAAGCTTGCATATGAGCACCTGGGGTTAAGGTATGAGTAA
- a CDS encoding argininosuccinate synthase: protein MSKEKVILAYSGGLDTSIIIPWLKENYDYEVIAMAADVGQGEELDPLNEKAIKTGASKIYIEDLKEVFITDFIYPTLKAGAVYEGKYLLGTSFARPIIAKRMVEIAIQEGATAICHGATGKGNDQVRFELTVKALAPHLKIIAPWRIWDIKSREDAIDYAQARNIPIPVTKKDNYSMDRNLWHLSHEGQDLEDPWNEPQYEKILKLMVSPEKAPDKPTYVEIYFEKGIPKKVNGVEYSPIEMMEVLNKVGGENGVGIVDMVENRLVGMKSRGVYETPGGTILYAAHRELELLCIDRDTLHYKDIVAQRFAELVYFGQWYTPLREAISAFVDSTQETVTGTVRMKLYKGNCMPAGAKSDYSLYSEELSTFGRDAVYNQKDAEGFINLFGLPMKVRSLMMEKNKGK, encoded by the coding sequence ATGAGTAAAGAAAAAGTTATCCTCGCCTATTCAGGAGGATTGGATACATCCATTATTATTCCTTGGTTAAAGGAAAACTACGATTATGAAGTAATCGCTATGGCGGCAGATGTAGGTCAAGGCGAAGAACTTGACCCGCTCAATGAAAAAGCAATAAAAACCGGTGCCAGCAAAATATACATAGAAGATTTGAAGGAAGTTTTTATCACAGACTTCATATATCCCACCCTTAAGGCTGGTGCTGTATATGAGGGTAAATACCTTCTGGGAACATCATTTGCAAGGCCTATCATTGCAAAAAGAATGGTTGAGATAGCTATACAGGAAGGAGCTACCGCCATATGCCATGGTGCTACGGGAAAGGGAAATGACCAGGTAAGATTTGAACTTACTGTCAAAGCACTTGCACCTCACCTAAAAATAATAGCTCCTTGGAGAATATGGGATATTAAGTCCAGAGAAGATGCAATAGACTATGCGCAGGCAAGGAATATACCTATACCCGTTACAAAGAAAGACAACTATAGTATGGACAGAAACCTGTGGCATTTAAGCCATGAGGGCCAGGACCTGGAAGACCCTTGGAACGAGCCTCAGTATGAGAAAATTCTGAAGCTCATGGTATCGCCGGAAAAAGCACCAGATAAACCAACCTATGTGGAAATATACTTTGAAAAAGGTATTCCTAAAAAGGTAAATGGTGTTGAATACAGTCCTATAGAAATGATGGAAGTACTCAATAAAGTCGGCGGGGAAAATGGCGTCGGTATAGTAGATATGGTAGAAAACAGGCTTGTAGGTATGAAATCCAGGGGTGTATACGAAACCCCAGGAGGAACTATTCTCTATGCCGCACATAGAGAACTTGAATTGTTATGCATTGATAGGGATACATTACACTATAAGGATATTGTTGCCCAGAGATTCGCCGAGCTAGTTTACTTCGGTCAATGGTATACACCTCTCCGCGAAGCAATTTCCGCTTTTGTTGACAGTACACAGGAAACTGTAACAGGCACAGTCAGAATGAAGCTTTACAAAGGAAACTGCATGCCTGCAGGAGCTAAATCTGATTACTCTCTGTACAGTGAAGAATTATCCACTTTCGGCAGAGATGCAGTATACAACCAGAAAGACGCTGAGGGCTTTATCAACCTCTTCGGTCTGCCTATGAAGGTAAGATCTCTGATGATGGAAAAAAACAAAGGAAAGTAA
- a CDS encoding methyl-accepting chemotaxis protein, giving the protein MSSTKIVNVKIKVLVVFSALSILLILSSLFFVHLKLSSVSFILYPLAGIQLIVLFLALYYYSLTKKVMDKAKEAALGRMDIRVDVEGKNEIAVIAGYINTILKTTEDVISEMAEIGASITASSQEILASSQQVNMTSRQITATVDELAKGAMEQATSTEKGSLMINEIVNGLKEISGEMQYAETLVDESKENVVTIKQAIEQQVFKMGENKAISEKVHLTVNELRRKSDEIIHILEVIRGIAEQTNLLSLNAAIEAARAGEHGKGFAVVSDEIKKLAEQSSQSVKKIALIIDDVNNAVESTVLEINRSNSAVYEQEMALDQTVKAFDGICSTIDSIATNVKTVAEAAEELNNSAVHAGELIMDIASVSQEAAASTEEISASIEEEGNSIQLIFECAEELGGIASRFEKTSSFL; this is encoded by the coding sequence TTGAGTTCTACAAAGATTGTTAATGTCAAAATTAAGGTTTTGGTAGTTTTTTCCGCCTTAAGTATTTTGTTGATTCTCTCTTCGTTGTTTTTTGTTCACCTCAAGTTATCATCAGTAAGTTTTATCCTTTATCCTTTAGCAGGAATTCAGCTGATAGTTTTATTTCTGGCTCTGTATTACTACAGTCTGACTAAGAAAGTGATGGATAAGGCAAAGGAAGCTGCTTTGGGCAGAATGGACATTAGAGTCGATGTTGAAGGGAAAAACGAGATAGCAGTAATTGCCGGGTATATAAATACGATTTTAAAAACTACTGAAGATGTAATTTCAGAAATGGCTGAAATAGGAGCAAGCATTACTGCTTCATCACAAGAGATACTGGCATCGTCCCAGCAGGTAAATATGACTTCAAGGCAGATTACGGCAACAGTGGATGAACTTGCTAAGGGGGCTATGGAACAGGCAACTTCTACAGAGAAGGGCAGCTTGATGATAAACGAAATTGTAAACGGGCTTAAAGAAATTTCTGGCGAAATGCAATATGCAGAGACTTTGGTTGATGAGTCAAAAGAAAATGTAGTAACAATAAAACAAGCAATTGAGCAGCAAGTATTCAAAATGGGGGAAAATAAAGCGATTTCTGAAAAAGTTCATTTGACTGTTAATGAACTGCGGAGGAAATCTGATGAAATAATACATATTCTTGAGGTAATACGCGGAATAGCCGAACAGACTAATCTACTATCGCTAAACGCCGCAATAGAGGCTGCAAGAGCTGGCGAACATGGAAAGGGGTTCGCAGTTGTTTCTGACGAGATAAAAAAGCTTGCAGAGCAATCAAGTCAGTCTGTTAAAAAGATTGCCCTAATTATTGACGATGTGAACAATGCTGTTGAAAGTACTGTATTGGAAATAAACAGGTCAAATTCTGCAGTATATGAACAGGAAATGGCTTTAGATCAGACTGTAAAGGCATTTGATGGTATTTGTTCCACAATTGACTCTATAGCTACAAATGTCAAGACAGTGGCGGAGGCTGCAGAAGAACTGAATAACAGTGCGGTACACGCGGGGGAATTGATTATGGACATAGCAAGTGTATCGCAGGAGGCAGCAGCAAGTACGGAGGAGATATCTGCTTCAATTGAAGAAGAGGGAAATTCCATACAACTGATATTTGAATGTGCTGAAGAGCTGGGGGGGATAGCTTCCAGGTTTGAAAAAACCAGTAGCTTTTTATAA
- a CDS encoding epoxyqueuosine reductase QueH: MKLLMHMCCAPCSVFPTSLMKGDIELEGLFYNPNIHPAEEHKRRKENVELFSKLENIPVTCMDDFMQDEWEAFKGHEDMRCKMCYGIRMDKVAQYAKEMGFDAFTTSLLVSPYQKHDVIKNLGQKAAEKYGIDFYYKDFRPGFRQGQQMAKEMGLYRQKFCGCIVSYNESQNRKK, encoded by the coding sequence ATGAAACTGTTGATGCATATGTGTTGTGCCCCATGCTCGGTTTTTCCCACGAGTTTGATGAAGGGAGATATTGAGTTGGAAGGACTTTTCTATAATCCGAATATTCATCCTGCCGAGGAGCATAAGCGGCGCAAGGAAAATGTAGAGTTGTTCTCAAAACTGGAGAATATACCCGTTACATGTATGGATGACTTTATGCAGGATGAATGGGAGGCATTTAAAGGGCATGAGGATATGAGATGTAAAATGTGTTATGGCATACGTATGGATAAAGTAGCTCAATATGCTAAGGAAATGGGTTTTGACGCATTTACTACTTCCCTTCTGGTAAGTCCTTATCAAAAGCATGATGTGATTAAAAATCTGGGTCAAAAGGCTGCTGAAAAGTACGGAATTGATTTTTACTACAAAGATTTCCGTCCCGGGTTTAGGCAAGGCCAGCAGATGGCAAAGGAAATGGGACTATACAGGCAAAAGTTCTGCGGCTGCATAGTATCTTATAACGAGTCACAAAACAGGAAGAAATGA
- the argH gene encoding argininosuccinate lyase: protein MKLWGGRFEKATDRLVDDFNSSIRFDSRMYKQDILGSVAHSKMLGKCGIIPQEDAGLIQKTLLEILHDIENGLVEFEVDAEDIHMNIEKILISRIGDTGKRLHTGRSRNDQVALDIRMYLKDEITAVNNMLKELENAIISIAESNLNTILPGYTHLQRAQPITLAHHMMAYFQMFKRDMERLHDCYKRTNIMPLGSGALAGTTYPLDRQMVADELGFASITENSLDGVSDRDFAIELSSCFSILMMHLSRFSEELILWSSHEFGFIEMDDAYSTGSSIMPQKKNPDVAELVRGKTGRVYGSLMTLLTVMKSLPLAYNKDMQEDKEAIFDAVDTVKMCLPVFTKMISTMRVRKENMYNAAQGGFTNATDIADYLVKKGIPFRSAHEIIGKMVLYCIENNKSIDHLTMSEFKSFSENIEEDVYEEISLEKCISGRNLPGGPAVESIKQSIVQGKEFLSLSK, encoded by the coding sequence ATGAAACTTTGGGGCGGTAGGTTCGAGAAAGCTACCGATAGGCTTGTTGACGATTTCAATTCTTCAATCAGGTTTGATAGTAGAATGTATAAGCAGGATATACTTGGAAGTGTCGCTCACTCCAAAATGCTTGGAAAATGCGGAATCATTCCTCAGGAAGATGCCGGTCTTATACAGAAAACACTATTGGAGATACTTCATGATATAGAAAACGGCCTTGTAGAATTTGAGGTAGATGCAGAAGATATCCATATGAATATAGAAAAGATACTTATATCACGAATCGGTGACACAGGAAAAAGGCTTCATACCGGAAGAAGCAGAAATGATCAGGTAGCTCTTGATATAAGAATGTATTTAAAAGATGAAATAACAGCAGTAAACAACATGCTCAAAGAGCTGGAAAATGCAATCATCAGCATTGCAGAAAGCAATTTGAACACAATCCTTCCCGGCTATACACACCTTCAGAGGGCCCAACCCATTACTCTTGCTCATCATATGATGGCATATTTTCAGATGTTCAAAAGAGATATGGAAAGGCTTCATGACTGCTATAAACGTACAAATATAATGCCCCTGGGTTCAGGCGCACTTGCCGGTACTACCTACCCTCTCGACAGACAAATGGTAGCAGATGAACTGGGGTTTGCCTCTATTACGGAAAACAGTCTGGATGGGGTTAGTGACAGAGATTTCGCCATAGAGCTTTCATCCTGCTTTTCTATTTTAATGATGCACTTAAGCCGTTTCAGTGAAGAACTAATACTTTGGTCGTCACACGAATTCGGGTTCATCGAGATGGATGATGCTTACAGCACAGGAAGCAGTATCATGCCTCAGAAAAAGAATCCTGACGTTGCAGAGCTGGTCAGGGGTAAGACCGGAAGGGTTTACGGCAGTCTGATGACTCTTCTGACCGTGATGAAATCCCTTCCCCTGGCATATAACAAGGATATGCAGGAAGATAAGGAGGCAATATTTGATGCAGTAGATACAGTAAAAATGTGCCTGCCTGTGTTTACAAAAATGATTTCCACTATGAGGGTACGCAAAGAGAATATGTATAATGCTGCTCAGGGTGGATTTACCAATGCAACGGATATAGCTGACTATCTGGTAAAAAAGGGTATTCCGTTCCGCAGTGCTCATGAGATAATAGGTAAAATGGTACTCTACTGTATAGAAAACAATAAGTCCATAGATCATTTGACGATGAGTGAATTCAAAAGTTTTTCAGAAAATATTGAAGAAGACGTTTATGAAGAGATCAGCCTTGAAAAGTGCATTTCCGGAAGAAATCTGCCAGGCGGGCCTGCGGTAGAAAGCATAAAGCAATCCATCGTTCAGGGAAAAGAATTCCTGTCATTATCCAAATAA
- the ruvA gene encoding Holliday junction branch migration protein RuvA, with protein MFAYIKGILSYKHNEYLVVEANGIGYKIYTAISTVEAVGAVNTEVKIYTHLYVREDIMSLYGFSTMEELGMFELLISVSGVGPKAAISVISSVPPSKFGLAVITDDTKTLTKAQGIGNKMAQRIILELKDKIKKEQLVAVNNISEEQVVMNKESSRVSEAVSALMVLGYTPLEASKAVSAVYSEDMDLEQIIKSALKGLVR; from the coding sequence ATGTTTGCTTATATAAAAGGAATACTTTCATATAAACACAATGAGTATTTGGTTGTCGAAGCCAATGGTATCGGATATAAGATTTATACTGCCATATCTACAGTGGAAGCCGTAGGTGCGGTGAATACGGAAGTGAAAATATATACTCACTTGTATGTGAGGGAAGATATCATGAGCTTATATGGTTTTTCAACCATGGAAGAGCTGGGGATGTTTGAGTTACTTATATCGGTATCCGGTGTAGGGCCTAAAGCTGCTATTTCAGTTATTTCCTCCGTGCCGCCTTCGAAATTCGGGCTGGCTGTAATCACCGACGATACCAAAACCCTGACAAAGGCTCAGGGTATAGGTAACAAAATGGCTCAAAGGATAATACTTGAACTAAAGGATAAGATAAAGAAAGAACAGCTGGTTGCGGTGAATAATATCAGTGAAGAACAAGTTGTAATGAATAAGGAGAGTTCAAGGGTTTCTGAAGCAGTCAGCGCCCTGATGGTATTGGGATATACCCCTCTGGAAGCAAGCAAGGCGGTTTCGGCTGTTTATTCGGAAGATATGGATCTGGAACAGATAATAAAAAGTGCACTAAAAGGGCTGGTCAGATAA
- a CDS encoding methyltransferase domain-containing protein, giving the protein MSYSYRLKSRVHEEGFAYTIKYIVYVVFYCLTSFIRNTFLDFRYSGRSLRGNHKSLFKDFGANDTYHTDYSVMPLIFRNLKITPSDVLVDVGCGKGRVINYWLSQKYKNRIIGLELDPKIAAKTSAQLKRHKNVRIISGDAISNLPPYGTIFYFYNPFCEEKVKSFENRLSELSTDRQLTVVYYNPKSLHAFKNQNWIIEHIDFERDFGVRRWGRMNKYHDLAIIKRRKIRE; this is encoded by the coding sequence ATGAGTTATTCCTACAGGTTGAAGTCCAGGGTTCATGAAGAGGGTTTTGCCTACACAATAAAATACATTGTTTACGTAGTATTTTACTGCTTGACATCCTTTATTCGCAATACCTTTTTGGATTTCAGGTATAGTGGCAGGTCTCTGCGCGGTAACCATAAATCACTATTCAAAGACTTTGGAGCAAATGACACTTACCACACAGATTATTCCGTTATGCCCTTGATATTCAGAAACCTAAAGATCACTCCCTCAGATGTTCTGGTAGATGTTGGGTGCGGAAAAGGCAGGGTAATCAACTATTGGCTAAGTCAGAAATATAAAAATAGAATTATCGGATTGGAGTTAGACCCTAAAATTGCAGCCAAAACCTCTGCGCAGCTAAAACGGCATAAAAATGTACGCATTATTTCCGGCGATGCTATATCCAATCTTCCACCTTACGGTACGATATTTTATTTTTATAATCCTTTCTGTGAGGAAAAGGTCAAAAGCTTTGAAAACCGGTTATCGGAGCTATCTACAGACAGGCAGCTTACCGTTGTTTACTATAATCCGAAAAGTCTGCATGCTTTTAAAAATCAAAACTGGATTATTGAACATATTGATTTTGAGAGGGATTTTGGTGTACGAAGGTGGGGCAGAATGAACAAATACCATGACCTTGCTATCATAAAGCGCAGGAAAATCAGAGAATAA